TAAACGTTAGGAGAAATCAAATGCACTAGATGATCATCGGCCCAAACACGCCATTTGCGTTCCTCCCTGAAATATCGTTAAAATAAGTTACTGGGTTTAATGCGGAATCGCATATACATTGATTTTCGAGAAATGCTTACTCTTGTATCTCGTTTAGTGATGTTTTCCCAGTGTGATGTTTAGACATTAAAAAGTACCTATTCATTATTTCGAATACCTTTCGACCCGAGTCGTTTTCGTAAGATATCGATGGATAATATTGTACAAGCTGTTCGATGTCACATTCTCTATCGCGAAGGTAACTATAAAGTGCTGATACAATCATGCTGGAATCCGATAGTTGAATGTATTTTCCGGTTTTGGATTTTACTAAAAGAATTGGTACTTTTTTGGATTTAGACCATTTAATGTCTTGGCGCAGAACAGCATCTACTTCGACAATGGAATAAGATAATCCGCTATAGTCTAAAAATGCCCGCAcctgcaacaaaaaacaacagtcAAACATGAGGCTAACATTCTTGTACTTTAAAAATATTCTTATACTGAATGTTGGACttttaacaaaacaataaacgcACCTTACAGCAAAAGGGACAAgtttggaattgaaataaaaatagttcCAATCCGGAATCGTCGCTTTCATTAACTATTTTGCGAACTATTTTTACATCTGGCAGCTTTTCCAGTACTACAGGGGAGACATGCTCGTGCAGCATGTGGTCTGTAGGACCACTCCCTTTGAAGAAATTATAACCGGACCAACCAGTACCGACTACTGCTCCGACCAACACGCCTTTCAACGCTAAACTTATAGTTCCCGGTGTTTTATTTTGACGAGCTCCTGTTGCAAATTTTCGTATACCGGGATTTCTTGGTACAGGAACTAGAATTCTTCGTGCGGCAGCCCCAGCAATAGAATGAAATCGCATTGCTGACATGTTACGTAAAGTGTGATAACGCAAGTTAAATCGTAAGAAGTGTCTAAAAGTTCTTCGAAAATCACTTTTTCTTGAAAACCACactaataaaaacaaacgactAAAGCCGTATTTCTAAATAAAATCTCaggttaaaaaaaatcttcgaTTCTCTTCACAATACATTTTGACAAGCGCGCCGGGTTTGGGGTCAAGATGTCTTGAATATACCGGGTGAAATTCACTCGAGGTTTGTGAAAATCAGCCTATTCAGCGGGGCAATCGCGCGCTCGTCTGGCGACCGCTGTACACCTGCTGAATCAATTTTGACAACTTGTGAATCGCACAGTCACCCGCTTCAAACGCTCTTCAGCATTCAGAAGAAGGCCGAAAACTGCAAATTTTTACTGAAGTTTTTCTTTAGCTGCAAAAATGATGGAGATGGCAAACTTTCCGGAATACGAAGTGCCTGGAATACGTCAAGTACAGTTTTATCCATACGAATCCAATGGCGGGTAAGCCGATAGAAGTAAATATTAAGTTGAATCTTGTTTACTTAAAATTTACCTTCTTGCAGGAGCGTGGTGGCTATCGCGGGTGATGACTTTGCAGTAATTGGGGCAGACACTCGTTTAAGTTCTGGTTATTCGATTCATACTCGAACCCAAAACAAACTATTCCGTTTGTCGGATAATGTAGTGCTTGCATCGACCGgttgttggtgcgacaccttAGCCCTAACCAGCCTTGTGAAGGTGCGCATGCAGATGTACAAAGATCAGCACCAGAAAGAGATGTCGACTCCCGCTGTCGCTCAAATGTTGTCGATTCTCATGTATAATCGACGATTTTTCCCATACTATGTATCGAATGTTTTGGCTGGATTGGACCTAAATGGCAAAGGTGTTGTTTACAGCTATGATCCGATCGGGCACTGTGAAATGACTACTTATCGAGCCGGCGGGTCGGCAGGGCCCTTACTGCAACCGGTGCTAGACAACCAGATTGGTCTAAAGAACATGGCCAAAGTTACGCCAGAACTGTTGAAAATGGATAAGGCAGTATCCGTTATTAAGGACACTTTCATATCCGCAACGGAGCGCGATATTTACACTGGTGATTCGGTCATCATTAATATTATCACAAAAGATGGAATTAAGGAAGAGATTTTGCCTCTGCGTAAAGATTAATTATTCCTGTCTTCTGGCGGTTTAAGCATTCAATAAAGGGAAACTATTAAAAAAACCCAGCCTACTGAGATTATTGCTAtctgaaaaaatataaaaaacaaattaattttctatTACTGATTTTCCTCCCAAGAAGTTGTATTACAACAAAAGACTCCTTTATCGATGTAGATTGCATGGAATTTCGCATGGCTCTTTCCTGAAAGGTGAGGGGGTTCTAACTATGCCAATACCACTCCCTGCCTCCAAAAACGCGTATTTCGCATCAATCAGTTCTTGACCATTCTTGAGTTATGCAAAAGCTTATGCTTGAGTGCACAACGGATTGGCAACTTTGTTTTATATATGTAGATAAGATAAAGAAAAgtagaaaggaagaagatagTAGAAAAATATCCTGTTCAACATTGTGGACTATTCTGATTCGAACTGTGCGCTGTAGCTTGGAGCTTCCTTTGAATATATGTCGACGGCGTCGTATACAGCGAAAAATAATTTCAGGCATACAGTATAGAATCATTACAATAAACACAGTTTGCAAATTAGAATGCTAGAGGACTGTTTTGCTCAGTCCGTTTTAGGCAAATAAGCTCTATGGTTTACCCCGCAAGAACATACCTAATATCAATTTCCCACATGCGCACTTCACTAGGGACTACGGATATTTAGGACCATAGTATATATCTCCATACTAGAACTATAGTATCAAATTTTTGTCTTAGCTCTAATAATATTTTGGTTATGATGTGGAAAACTGTGACGAATATTCGACCATTACATTGTCATCTATTATAGGTTctttaatattaattaaacAGCGGAATGCTTTCTTCACTTATATTTAAATCTCATATACTCCTCAATCCTCTTCTATTAGAACCGCTTACTGATTGGTTCCAATCAGCATGCGACTGACATCGACCATTGAAGATAAATTGTCGCCAAAACCTATCTTCCTTGCCAGATCCAGGTACTTGCTGATTACTAGTATGCTCGGCAGCTGGCAGTGTCAACATAGGTATTTGTTGCACTACTCGTCTTCAATCAGGTCATCAATTGTTCGACGTATGCACTAAGTCAAGTGTCATAATATTGGGTGAGTTTATTCCAGTTGAAAACGATAGTTGGATGGAAGCCAAATTATATATTTACTCGAGAGGGACAACAATGTGCTTGTGACTTGAGTAAAAGATGAATTGCAGTTTCTCTATCCTTCGTCCAACAGGAAATATTATTTCAATGCAATAGATATTTCAGCAGTCATACCTTTATGGCAAACTTGTATCGTAAAGCTTGTGCCTCCCGACATTCATTTCTTACCGGGAGGCACAAGGGGAGTGCCAATTTCTTTTCCACGCAGTTTCATTCCGATCACCCGTTCTATTTTCCCCAAAATCAAATTGTTGGGAATTCCTCGACCAGCCTCATAATCATTCACGATTTGTGGCTTCTCACAGATTTTCTGTAATGAAAAACCAAGTTTGAAGTTGGTCAGCTCCAATGAGCTTGTGGCATTCATGCAGGCTCATATATTACTTACTGTAGCCAGATCCTTTTGACTAAGACCTTTTGCCTGGCGACCCTGCATGATCAGCTTGGCTACGGATGCATTGACTGTCTTGTGACGGAGTTCATCAGTCTCACGATCCAATTTAGCTGTATTTTTTGTTGCCGCATGTTGTTTGTTAGTTCCAGCATTGACTGAAAAAAAGTTCAATAATTTAGTCTGACAGATTTACAAATCTAGGCTTTGCATGGCAGAACAGAATCTGGTTGATAACGATGATAATTCGGAGAACTTGCGGCGGTTTATTCTACTTTACTACATTTTAGTTAACCTACATTTCTGAGTGGTTTCTACGGGTATGCCTTGTCGCCGGGCTTGGTTAACGGCCGTTTCAGTCTTCAATGTAGACGCTTTCGGGGCCTTTTTACGCAATACCGTTACCGTGTCCCAATCGCTTTCGGACATTATTCGGACTCTAACGCTGTGCCGAGAACtttatttaaagaaaactTCGCTTTTGCGAAAGTATACTCGATGTTTCTAGAACTGCGTGCCAGGGAAATCGAGACGAGAAATGTCAAAACATAGGAAAAAAatatcggcggcggcggaattCATTTACAGCATTTCTTCTCGCTACTTTGGACTGAAATACCCAGATAGCAGTGAGGAGATCTTCTCACTATGTACATTTTTGCGGAACGATTTTACAGATTTTGAAGAAGGATTCGGGATTTATTCCGCTTCCCGAAATCTGTCCCAACGGGCCCAAGGGCTCGTTACCTAAAATCAATTAGCTCGAACGGGACctgttttctcgctctctcctaaagtcccctttctttcttctttcgttcccTCGTCCTCTCTCCCCATACCGTCCATCATCCTCTacaaccacctcctcctcggggTTTCTTCCACtgtttcccccgctgcctacgagcagTTCTATAGTGAGTGTTGCGTTCGCCCTTTCCTCGACCACGTCGCAGgcagcgggggtttcgttttgagcctcctcagccttcctctccctgcgtcgcaggcagagggcaGGCTACTGAATGCTCACTGGGTGGGGATCAAAaccaacgacgaacgaacgtgagAAGAAACGGTGAGGTTGCGAGAGTGTGAACCAGGTGGTGGAGGAAtggtggaaagtgaaatcaaCAGAATCCAATCAGCCTCTTTTCGTGCGGCGAATAAAGTTTGAATTACCTATCGAGTGTACTCTCTTATCTATTTTACAGTATTCTATTAAGGACAATACAGATGCAGGTATTGCGGTTGAAAGGGGGTTCTAAAACAGAGTTCTTTGTGTCAGCCCGAACCATGGAACGATGAATTAAGAGATAATGTGTGTgcaaaggggaagaaaaattGAATGTTGCGCTTGCGAGGTTACCTTCTTTTCCCACCGCCTCTGGTCGCGTTATAGATCTCTAGAGcacacagaaacagaaaatggcCTTCATCGTCATGCTTTGAAGTAGCATTTTCTTCTGATTTTGCATCCTAAAACATCAAAAAGCCGTTGAAAAAGCCACCTTATAAAAAAACTTGCTGGAAAACGGAGTCATTGTTGAAAAGATGTGTGTAAGATGGCGTAGCCGATGGTACGAAATCTTCTGTTCTGCCCAATCTATCCTATATAATTGAGATTGCAATCAATTTAAAGGTGATATAATAGAAGTATATATACATGTATTTATATTTACATATACATGGATATAAACGTAAAGGTATATCtatttctttcatcttttatCATAGGTATAGACATTTTAGTTGTAGACAAGTATTCGGTCAGTGCCGTTGAAATTGGCTTTACAACAAATAATTTTGGCTTGTTTGTCTTGTATCTAATGATTGTAGATCATAAAAGACTATAGAAACCCCGAATGACAGTGCTTCAGTTCAGTGACATTTCCTGTTTAAAAGTGCAATAGTATGTGTTGAAAATTGGCCTAGCTTGGTATCAGAAATAGTCGGTTTCAGCTCGCAAAAAGGGTAAAATAATACAAGTGTGATTTGCCCTTACATTTCCGTGAGCTGCTAAACATGTGATCCAAAGCACCACATATTCATAAAAGCAACATATTGTCAGTTTGTATCAGCTCTTATCGCGGCCAACATTAGATTTAAAGTGCGTTTATTCCGGTCGTGTATGAAAACAGTTCTTTAAGTGCCCAGATCTATGCAATGGGAGCTCAGCAAGTCAAAGAACGTCCTCCGGGCCCCTCGGCTCTAGGTGCCGGCAGCTCGATTCGTTCCAGCCGGAATAAGCTTCGTTCGTCCAAGGATACGCGAACGATAGGTTCGAACATATTCACCGAACACAGCGGTAAGATAAATTTTAGATGTGATTTGTTTTAAAGCAATGTTGCTTAAAAGATGCCCGTCAATAGTTTAATAGATATCTACATGTTTCCGTCGCATCTTTAATTTGTAAACCGTATTTAATATTGTCGgcattgcgcgcgcgcgtattcTCATCTATTTGGGTATTTTTGGGTCCTTCTTGTCTCATATAGAGCATGACTCCATCGCATTATTTAGTAATTTTCATCTTTAATCAAGAACTACCTTGGAACGTCTACTTGTATAgcataattttgaaatgtaaCATTAATAATTAGAGTTCAATCAAACTCATATTCCCATTTTCAAggcattccattttttgctaTCTGTGGTTTTGTGCGCGTGCGTGGTTGCAGTTTCTtgtgcggttttttttgtttttcatttgcctTTCTTAGATTTTTAAGAAACACGATTGGCAATTGCATGGCTCTATCAAACCAATCTTTTGATCCAATCGTTTATTGAAAATCCATGGGTATGAGACAGTCCTTGTCTTAGGTGTCTCAGAGAACTGCGATTATTCTACTTgatttttgttatttgtttggtttagttttcGACAATACCATTTTTCATAACGCGTtccaaaataaattaaaaagatGGCGATGGTTAAATAAGTAACCAAAACGTCTGAAGATGTTGATTATCAATTTCTTCAAATGAATGCCAACTCTATTATTGTACATAATTTGAGAACATTAAACATACatttccaacaattccattGCATGGAATCCTTACAAATGTTCCAAGTGACGGActtgaaaataatgaaataatgatGTATTACAGAGGCACTCCTGCAATCCCGACCACTTCCGCACATACCTCCTCCGGGAAGCTTGCTGCCGGCTGATTTATTATGCCAAAACAAAGATATCCCAGAAAATCACAGTGGCACGATGCTTTCACAAGGAAgttcaacaacagcacagtCCAGTTTTGAGTGTGCGCATCGATGGACGTCAAAGGAGAACCTACTAGCCCCCGGTCCCGAGGAAAATGATCCACAATTGTTCGTCGCCCTGTATGATTTCAATGCCGGTGGCGAGAATCAATTGAGTCTCCGAAAAGGAGAACAAGTACGAATACTTTCATATAATAAATCTGGAGAATGGTGTGAAGCTCATTCAGATTCTGGACACGTGGGTTGGGTACCTTCAAATTACGTGACACCTCTTAACTCATTGGAAAAACATTCGTGGTATCATGGTCCAATTTCACGTAACGCTGCGGAATACTTGCTAAGCTCTGGTATTAATGGGAGTTTTCTAGtaagagaaagcgaaagttcTCCTGGTCAACGCAGCATAAGTTTGAGGTACGATGGACGCGTCTATCACTATAGAATATCGGAGGATTCAGATGGAAAAGTATATGTAACTGCTGACGCCAAATTCAATACATTAGCTGAGCTTGTGCACCACCATAGTGCTCTACATGAAGGGCATGGACTGATAACACCACTGCTGTACCCGGCaccgaaacaaaataaaccgACAGTTTTTCCACTAAGTCCGGAACCAGATGAATGGGAAATATGTCGCACTGATATCGTGATGAAGCACAAATTAGGCGGCGGACAATATGGAGAAGTGTATGAAGCCGTTTGGAAAAGATATGGAAATACGGTAGCTGTGAAAACTTTAAAAGAAGATACCATGGCACTTAAGGATTTTCTAGAGGAAGCGTCCATTATGAAGGAAATGAAGCATCCAAATTTGGTTCAGTTGATAGGTGAGTAGTGTGtggtaaatgttttttttttttgaggaaacGTTAAAAAGATAATCAGAATGCAATCTGGCCCGATTCGTcgtcatttatcatttttcttaatgttttttttcgttcatatTAGGTGTATGCACAAGAGAACCGCCATTTTATATCATCACTGAATTTATGAGTCATGGAAACTTACTGGATTTTCTTCGCACAGCTGGAAGAGAAACATTGGATGCTGTAGCTTTGTTGTACATGGCTACACAAATTGCTTCCGGCATGAGTTACTTAGAAAGTAGAAATTTCATTCATCGCGATTTAGCTGCGCGGAACTGTTTGGTTGGCGACAACAACTTGGTTAAAGTAGCAGATTTCGGTTTGGCTCGACTCATGCGAGATGATACTTACACAGCACATGCGGGGGCCAAATTTCCCATCAAATGGACAGCACCGGAAGGACTAGCATATAATAAATTCAGCACAAAATCAGATGTTTGGGCGTTCGGTGTACTTCTGTGGGAAATAGCAACCTACGGCATGTCGCCATATCCTGGAATTGATCTCACGGATGTGTTTCACAAATTGGAATCCAATTATCGTATGGAGCGGCCCCCGGGTTGCCCTCTCGAAGTATATGATTTAATGCGGAAATGTTGGCAATGGAACGCACAGGATCGGCCCACCTTCAAGAGCATTCATCATGATCTAGAGCACATGTTTCAGGTAATTAGAGACAAATTGTCTCTCTTACACTAATTGCTCTTATTCTTATAGATTTTCTGTTGACAGGAATCATCCATTACCGAAGCTGTAGAGAAACAGTTACAAGGAGTTGGTATAATATCGACTCTGTTAACACCGCAGATGAACAAAAAGTCTTATAATAtcgcgcaacagcagcaacaattgcCGACTAAtgggccacaacaacaaccatctcACGAGCAGGCCACTACTCCCATCTCTGGTTAGTTAATGTAAAACTTATAAGGTTATTACaaagaaatattgaaaaacACACCTTATTCCTTAGACTCGGGATCAGGTTCAAAATTCAGCACTTTTGGAAATAAGCACCAGTCGACAGGCGTCGTTCAAATGCGTCGCACCACAAATAAACGTGGCaagacagcaccagcaccgcctaAGCGAACAAGGtaattgttttgcaaaacacatCCATGCTATAGTATCAAACTCGATTATtgataaattgtttttcttttttaattcgtTAGCTTACTTTCTACTAGTCGTGACTCAACCTATCGCGATGACGAAAATTACAAAGCAGGAAACAGCGACCAAAATACAAATGGTAAAACATAGTtggcatttttacgtttgattgcattttataTTATTTCGATCTTTCCCTGTATATTCTGGGACCTCCTGTACAAGAAGGTTGAAAGTAAAATTTCAATCTGTATTACTAACATGCCAGTTTTACTCGATTTAATATCCGAGCTAATATGGGTCTCTCGTAGGAATCACCGATTGTTCATTTTGATTCAGATGAGTAGGAAAACTTCGAAAATTAACTTCAATTCTCCAAATCAATCCAATAGGATACCTACAAACCTTGGAATGATACTCATTTCATCCTATTTTATTATTGATACatcaaacatacggctcggcCGTCGTTATATATGTGAAAAAAATGTTGAGACCCCATGTTCTTCCTTGCTAATCCCAATTCTAGTAACAAAGACTAGGAGTGACTTAAAATGTTTGTGTGAGTTCAAgtaaatttcccttttttagaTTTTACCTAATGTGATAATTAATAAACTTTTTAGTATTTTAGACATCTTTTTATTTGTATAAAAATAAAGataattgttaaaaaaaatgtttatattCCTCTTTTCTTAGGTTTCAATCGCGATGCTGTGCATCCTGTAAATCGTGCAGATTCAGAAAATGAGCAAACAGAGAATACTCCTGATAATGATACGGACAACCAAGAGCACGTGGAGTTCCAAAAACCGTTTCAACACGGTTCATTTAAAAGGGCTCCTATTATAGGTAACCGAGGGATCGAAATACGAAACAGTAAGCGATTAACCCAACAGAATAGACGTGACCAACCATCGGTTTCAGTGATATCTCAAATAGGCGCCACTAACTCGGGACAAGCTCATCACCCGATTTTGGGAGCATTGGAAGTTCAGAATGTAAAGAAAGCTATAAATCGATATGGTACATTGCCTAAGGATGCTCGAATAGGAGCTTACCTTGAGTCTTTGCGTCAAAGTGATGGTACGatagaaaaccaaaaagaatcTGTTGAATCAGAAAATCAACCTGCTATGAATGCTACCGCCTGTTTAAAGCAACACGCAAACCAACATTCCCCTATGAAGTCGGAAGCTTccttaacagcagcagcttcgcaaGCAAACGTAGCATCAACGAACCACACGATCACTGCTAAAAATGTAACAATCAAATCTCAACCTCAAATGATTCGCAGTAATTCGTCTAGTGGCGTTACAATGTCTAACTCGGCAACAGCTAGTCTTTCAAAACTACAACGTCATCGCACGACTACTGACGGATCAATGATggcattttcctcctttcgtGGAGTGATTGGAAGCAATAGTCCAAAACGAATATTACAGCCATCTTTGGCTGACCTAGAGTTTCCACCACCTCCGGTTGATTTGCCTCCACCGCCGGAAGAGATTGAATCATCAGAACAGCAACGGACATTTAAAATTGAGCAAACTTGTACAAACGATGTGTGCACTACAGAACCGAGTGTGGAGGAAGCTAGCTCACGATTCGGTGTAAGTTTACGTAAGCGCGAGCCATCGACGGACTCTTGCAGT
This sequence is a window from Anopheles darlingi chromosome 3, idAnoDarlMG_H_01, whole genome shotgun sequence. Protein-coding genes within it:
- the LOC125956506 gene encoding tyrosine-protein kinase Abl, encoding MGAQQVKERPPGPSALGAGSSIRSSRNKLRSSKDTRTIGSNIFTEHSEALLQSRPLPHIPPPGSLLPADLLCQNKDIPENHSGTMLSQGSSTTAQSSFECAHRWTSKENLLAPGPEENDPQLFVALYDFNAGGENQLSLRKGEQVRILSYNKSGEWCEAHSDSGHVGWVPSNYVTPLNSLEKHSWYHGPISRNAAEYLLSSGINGSFLVRESESSPGQRSISLRYDGRVYHYRISEDSDGKVYVTADAKFNTLAELVHHHSALHEGHGLITPLLYPAPKQNKPTVFPLSPEPDEWEICRTDIVMKHKLGGGQYGEVYEAVWKRYGNTVAVKTLKEDTMALKDFLEEASIMKEMKHPNLVQLIGVCTREPPFYIITEFMSHGNLLDFLRTAGRETLDAVALLYMATQIASGMSYLESRNFIHRDLAARNCLVGDNNLVKVADFGLARLMRDDTYTAHAGAKFPIKWTAPEGLAYNKFSTKSDVWAFGVLLWEIATYGMSPYPGIDLTDVFHKLESNYRMERPPGCPLEVYDLMRKCWQWNAQDRPTFKSIHHDLEHMFQESSITEAVEKQLQGVGIISTLLTPQMNKKSYNIAQQQQQLPTNGPQQQPSHEQATTPISDSGSGSKFSTFGNKHQSTGVVQMRRTTNKRGKTAPAPPKRTSLLSTSRDSTYRDDENYKAGNSDQNTNGFNRDAVHPVNRADSENEQTENTPDNDTDNQEHVEFQKPFQHGSFKRAPIIGNRGIEIRNSKRLTQQNRRDQPSVSVISQIGATNSGQAHHPILGALEVQNVKKAINRYGTLPKDARIGAYLESLRQSDGTIENQKESVESENQPAMNATACLKQHANQHSPMKSEASLTAAASQANVASTNHTITAKNVTIKSQPQMIRSNSSSGVTMSNSATASLSKLQRHRTTTDGSMMAFSSFRGVIGSNSPKRILQPSLADLEFPPPPVDLPPPPEEIESSEQQRTFKIEQTCTNDVCTTEPSVEEASSRFGVSLRKREPSTDSCSSQSSPIDIDSSIDPLSHSSFINELSTDPQTEKKKVLFCKDGTNVPKFLQKDESNTSNKIVDIKNTAFCGNSAVATNAFDPAIQLVNELSESVTSSKTLSSPPTPKDQPPLLLSHSKSSEASKFRQPLDTSKSSVAPPPFTNDSTKINNPDKGNDRITVQANSLKSQLKKIDPNIRSTSKLTEKEDIGAVMIDFKARLRKVDSNNVVSSSSSDSQNVVEYTSLASKVQQVGTSNNSSNIHKNKINSLCSNMSNKSNGNFLTNNTSSENENFRPAMIQYEAGKRNGTNAYFQNIVSIDSCKNVLSANNEVSNTKLTKKNSLPKETGMVSTDSNKLNELKKTEIKIDVGEDCKRECSESNSLHLECGGGSGDNMSTGSSAGGCDEGDGKRKSTGSISSLKKIWEAKETSSEQQVQSSPKMGTKCPNKTYKYNNFELDDPYDHLDNQIDQPHSLSCVAPTLYNSGANHTGNTQSIKKPAVPLKPSKFTSIYATPIQTTSQVVSTIHGPSGGKSSMISINTIKADDGDNGLQQNERPCSAVSSPGFAVTMPGEREHILEQLEFLQGALKSSVSAISGTQWLAMSERLNILQSSCIAFAENESLPLHAKFQFRELATRVENQSISLRSASNKNAKDNEKLVQDVGQSLKQISNALHR
- the LOC125956472 gene encoding prostaglandin E synthase 2, with amino-acid sequence MSAMRFHSIAGAAARRILVPVPRNPGIRKFATGARQNKTPGTISLALKGVLVGAVVGTGWSGYNFFKGSGPTDHMLHEHVSPVVLEKLPDVKIVRKIVNESDDSGLELFLFQFQTCPFCCKVRAFLDYSGLSYSIVEVDAVLRQDIKWSKSKKVPILLVKSKTGKYIQLSDSSMIVSALYSYLRDRECDIEQLVQYYPSISYENDSGRKVFEIMNRYFLMSKHHTGKTSLNEIQEEERKWRVWADDHLVHLISPNVYCSFNEALETFNWFSDVGEWNIHFPKWERDLMVYVGAIAMWAIAKRLKKRHQLNDDVRSYIYDACDQWITEIEKKKTIFHGGANPNLADLAVFGILNSMEGCQTFKDCLENTRIGPWFYSVKKQILENRGKVI
- the LOC125957088 gene encoding endothelial differentiation-related factor 1 homolog; the protein is MSESDWDTVTVLRKKAPKASTLKTETAVNQARRQGIPVETTQKFNAGTNKQHAATKNTAKLDRETDELRHKTVNASVAKLIMQGRQAKGLSQKDLATKICEKPQIVNDYEAGRGIPNNLILGKIERVIGMKLRGKEIGTPLVPPGKK
- the LOC125956473 gene encoding proteasome subunit beta type-1, which codes for MMEMANFPEYEVPGIRQVQFYPYESNGGSVVAIAGDDFAVIGADTRLSSGYSIHTRTQNKLFRLSDNVVLASTGCWCDTLALTSLVKVRMQMYKDQHQKEMSTPAVAQMLSILMYNRRFFPYYVSNVLAGLDLNGKGVVYSYDPIGHCEMTTYRAGGSAGPLLQPVLDNQIGLKNMAKVTPELLKMDKAVSVIKDTFISATERDIYTGDSVIINIITKDGIKEEILPLRKD